The Paroedura picta isolate Pp20150507F chromosome 2, Ppicta_v3.0, whole genome shotgun sequence sequence gaacagttttatcagtgctgtgactatcccaaggtcacccagctagctgcatgtgggggagtgcagaatcaaacctggtatgccagattagaagtccacactcctaacctggTATGCAGGTATGTAGGTAAGTACTAAGAGTGCCATCTTGGTGTGGTAGTCAAAAGTggtggagagctggatttgattccccactcctcccctaaatgcagtctcagttctctcagagttctctcagtcccacctgtctcacaagggcccattctgcaccaggatcaatgtggcaaattggtttcggaaagaaaaaacccaattttaaatagtggaattcatcattatgcatatctgcctttgtagtggaatccagttgcgtttcaatcatttcccaatcaggtttccagtctcggcaaaaattgctaggaaGGAAacgatatttgccgtgctttgtcccgcccctggccgtcaatcaaacgagcagccaatgggcggttgctaccatgctccgaaaaagcccctttaagaacaggtttaaaaaacaacaacattgcaacgaatctgcattgattcgttgcaacgagagacccatctagctggcaggtggtgtctgagctggtgattcattgttgccacgctcccccgtgcacgggtgcgattttctgccgaaaataaagggaactagcaaacggggcttgtgttgtgcttggtgacttgagccaagttttaaagcagctctgtgtagggactgaagccggagaagcctcgctggatgaatgaaggctcgccggttcgttgctctccactcgctccgagaaaaaaaatggcgatcgcttcgccagaagttcagaggagagagccagggggagggactttgctgaaaccgcaacaatgggaatgcacaggtctttttcggaactgttgcagattgcttacaagagtgtagcacttttcggagggtgaatccaccttttgggatttccctttaagcgctacaaagaaACGCTTTTAGCTGATCGTTTGCAGGTGTGTGGCAGTttgtgtgcgacgttgtgcataactgcaaattagtagcgatgacaatttgccacactcctgtggcagggtatctgctgtggggagaggaacagaaggcgattgtgagtcactttgagacacgggaagcctgctggttgactttgggccagtcacagttcctttagagcaggggtagtcaaccctggtctgattcagcagggctctcctgatgttcttaaggGCCTGAATCACAAAGTTAAACATGACAGAATGGTGCTATTTTCGTTAGAGACATATGTAGGTATTTTGATCCCTGTTGGCTGGGTGAGTCTTGGTTGCTGAAACCTCCCAACAGAACTCTGCCTTCCTTTACAGAATCTCATTAAAGCCATCCGGATGGGGATGGATCCGACGGGAGAGGAGAACAGCGACTGGGATTTCAGCAACTCCTTCTTCTTCGTGGGTTCTATGTTATCCACGATAGGTAAATCTACAGACAAACGTTCCAATTGCCCAACTCCTTCCCCTTTAAGGTCTCCCAAATGACATGCAGCCCGCCTTCAAGATTTTACTTTCCTTCCCAACTTTCCTTCCCCATTGTCCTTCCCATCTTACTTCTCCTATTCCCCCCTCACTCTTTGTGGCTGCAGAAAGAACAGTTTGTTGTCTGCGCTGATAAGAGCCTTGCTTCCCTGTCCTTCTCATGGCTCTGGTTGCGAATATTACGAATCTTTCCCAAGGGTCCCTGTCAGATCATAAAAACTGGGGGTGGAGGAAGGTGAGGCAGAGAATCTATCCCCTTGCCGGAAATCACTGAAATCTTGTTGTTTTCGTTCACACGCGGAAGGGTTTGCCTTATCAGCGGCAAAAATGAAAAAATGCGAAGCCATGGAAAAGAGACTCTCTTTTAATAAAATATCACTATGCAGTGTTTTTCTTAAATGCCCACAGTCATCTGGAGTCTGGTTCTAAAAATAAGAAGTCAAGAATGTCTAGTTTCTAAATGTCGGCTATATTATAAGTGGGTTTGGGCAGATTTCTTCCCATACGGAACAGCACCGTTCCTTGCTGTCGTTTTCATGGGTCTTGGCAGAAGCCTCTGAGATTAAAAAGGGCTTAGAGGATGCCAAATATGCATATTGTTAATATTAATAATGTCAtttccctctctctgtttctccaAGGAGAGCTGTAGGTTCAGGTTTCCTTCTTAATCTGTCCCACTGGCTCTTTGAAGTGAGCCAGGCTGTGTTCTAATCAAGTCCTGGGTCATTCAAAGCGTATTGTGCCTGGATGGAAATTCAAACTCAGGCATTCTCCGATCCACATCCAACACTGTCTAGTATATTATAGCAGACCAGCATACTGGCAGACAAAACCACAACAGTTTACGCAGAACAGATCTTTTCTCCGCTGTGCATGGGAGTATCTGCTCCTCCGTTGCCACCAAATTTTTCTGATGGGTTGTGTGCAGAATGTCATCAAGTGTCaccaaggcatttggttgaggttgaccaaaccaccgctttcagttggccctcaagctccccccccctctacaaccctaatcggttgcccacagggtccagtaagagctgagctgaggctctcacaatttctagtttatggtgttattgttatgatcttgttaagttattattgttattacagctgttactgttacctgttaccatgtgttaattgtatctttccctgttttctgtaaaccgccctgagccctcggggagggcggtatataaatataataataaataataaataaataagttgcgatcctatgaattaatgtcctttgTGCCTTTGCGCAGGTCTTGCAAGTTAAGGGCTGTGAGTGACTCCCTTGACTGAGTCCATCCATCTGCCTGTTTTCCGGATGCTTTCCACTTTTGCTAGCATGATAGTCTTTTCCTGAACAAAGTTCAAAACCTGTGGCAACTTTAATAcctcacctttaagaccaacaaagtttatttccgGGTAtaagtttgtgtgtgcatgcacacttcttgagatactgcacctttaagaccagcaaattttATTTCTGGGTATAATACcgagatatctgaagaagtgtatgtACACACGAAATCTTATATtgagaaataaactttgttggtcttaaaagtactactggactcaagctttgttccgctgcttcagatcaacacaacgACTCACCTGAATGTATCTGATGAACTATGCTTGCCTATACCTTGTGTTAAATCCACAGGTTTGAAGTatgccagggcagagtctgcacttactttgtttattccattgtcaatcctgctgaattcagattgctttgacctcgagtcttcctctccccctcctccccattgaaacaggaaagtcttctgcacgtggttagggaggctcagaagagggggggggaggcaaatggaaactctttctttgttttcttgaaggggggagaggatccaagaagtcagaggagggaggaaaaaatcctttcttttcttgaagggggggggggggtaagaggatcgaagaaggcagaaaaaaaaaatccaagaccaacagaagttgagagaaattaggggcttctcctttaaggcaggcttgtcacatgaccacttgtggccaatcatgggttccctaccacggaggagagcccagattcaaaacaatgcaattttaaaatatattgagcattaaaagcactccaagatatcgcacaataaaggtagggtcactctggatcaatccttcttgctgcagaaggaaaatttaaatcgccccaaatcaaaacggaaatcgcattctgtgtagagggcagggactgaatcgacctggggttggaataaaagctccgtgcagtttacacccaggacactgggagttcaatcagctctttattgtgatctcagtcTGATGTCATAAGAggtaaaactgaactgagaacttTTATACATAAACAAAAattggatcttcccaccagcttgttctagtggttaggagtgtggacttctaatctggcaagccgggtttgattctgcgctcccccacatgcagccagctgggtgaccttgggctcgccatggcactgataaaactgttctgaccgagcaggaatctcagggctctctcagcctcacccaccccacagggtgtctgttgtggggagaggaatgggaaggcgactgtaagccgctttgagcctcctttgggtagagaaaagtggcatataagaaccaactcttcttctttttcttcttcttttggtcaATTTCAGGTTTAAACTGATTCGATCTGACAGAggggatctagccatgcattggtcagttacattgcTCACTTCGATCTGGCCTTGGACCTCAAACAAGGTGCTTGGCAGATCTGCGAACACACCACCTAGTATAAAGCTTtgtgggtctgaaaggtgcccctggactcaaacttttgtcCTTTtgtttcagaccaaaatggccgTCCATCTGaatttgtcttttccagtgagtcttgtctccCCACAATGTAACCCAAGTACGATAGCCTTAGTTTAGTCGTTATTTCAGGGAGAGGTCAAGCTCGGCTAGAACGAGAAAGCTCTTATTTATCCGATAAGCGCCTGTAAAAGTTGATTAAAATATATTAGGGACCAATTAATCTGTGCCAAGGAATCTTGGAATGAATGCCATATCACAGTGTAGAATACCCAAGGATTCGGTTTGTCTGGCTCTCATGTGAGACAAACAGCTTGGCTTTGGATTTGACACAGTGCAGGCTATCTTTCTTGGCTTGGTACCGCAGTGGATTTGGAGGAGcagataacatttttttttttggtttcgtGATTATTCTGGTGTGCCTGCTAAATCTTCATGGATTCAAGCCGAGAACAACACAGCCTGGCCCTGAAACGATGTGAAATGTGTCACTTATTCCAGCCACATACCAAGGCGGgtgagtgagggaggggggaatccatcaGATTTTGTGTGAGAAACCTTCCAGTGTGAGAAAGTCCTGGTGACATGAATATGAGAATGTGGCCCTTCGCATATAAATTTTAAGTAAATTAATGCACGGGAGATGGAGGATTTATCCAGTCTAAGGAGCAGGGAGGTGAATCAGGAAGGATCGGGTAAACTAGCCGGCCTTGGTGTTTGGTTATGTCAGCAGAGTTGAAATCTGCAAAGGCAtgaagcaccagactgcttatcATAATTTTATTATGGAGCAATTATGtgtagaaagaggaaagaagggagttctaactgttctaactgttctctgcagtccttctgtctgtttgttttggaggcaagcggggaggaagtatacttaaaggagcaggaagtctcccactgagccaatcagaatgccagagggaataatttgaaaaatattgggaagttcctgatctaactatgctaaaagcacatctcctccgatgccccctgcaggacattctttatattctgctcaatcatgcacaatGCAGAGCTTGCACGTTCCAACAGGTTAGGACCGTACTCCATAGCTTTTGCAGGATAATGATAAATCCAGGATGGTTTATGCAActttctgtgtgtgtctctcccccccccaacaggctaTGGAAATCTTTCTCCCAAAACAGCAGGGGGCCAGCTCTTCTGTGTCGTTTTCTCTCTCTTCGGCATCCCCCTGAACATCGTTTTTTTACACCACATTGGCAAGATGCTCTCGTTGCTCTGTGAAAGGCTTGCAAAATGCTTGTTCAGGAAGGGCGTGAAGAAGGTAAGGAGCTCTGCTGATATATCCCAGGATGATTGAGTTTCTTTACAGCAGCCATGAAAGTTTACTGTGTTAGTCaattccttcattctgcagggggtcagactagatgacccaggaagtcccttccaactagatgtacctcttgggtcatctagtccaacccccccccccacacacacacaatgcaggacactctcaaccctctcactcatccactgtcacctgccacccccttgagccttcacagaatcagcctctccgtcagatggctctccagcctctgcttaaaaatctccaaagatggagaacccaccacctcccgaggaagcctgttccactgaggaactgctctaacgtTCAGgatcggatgtttagatggaatttcttttgcattaatttcatccccttggttctggtccgtccctctggggcaagagagaacaactctgttccatcctcgatatggcagccttttaaatacttgaaaatggctatcagatcccctctcagtcgtctcctctccaggctaaacagaccaactttTCCTCCTACGCCTTGgtcaccaaacccctcaccatctttgtttccctcctctggacacgctccagtttgtctacatccgtcttcaactggggtgcccaaaactgaacacaggacgcCAAGTGAGGCCCAAAcagaactctatggttctgtgattctagccAACTTCTCTTACAGTAGTCAACCATGGCAGACGGGGGATCTGCTGTTTATGATTAAGCTGAGGCTCAGTGAACAGAgcacctgcttaggattgcagagggtcccaggttccatccctggcatctccaaaagGACCAAAAGGGGTAGGTGTTATGAAAAACCTCTGCTAGCAAcaatggagagcagctgccagcctgagtagtcaatactgaccttgaaggacTCAGTTAAGAAGTCAGCTTCATGTCTTTACCACTGAAGATCATTGTCCAGAATATACAAATATAgaagtactagcttcaaagcctgttcctaagaacgggccttgaaagggtcccctcccctggcccctggccaggcagcttaaagtggctttgggccactgctcgcagccagatcaagtggggcgggcggggctgggcagctcattagcagggctgggacagagctccttagcaggcagtcagcaggctgggaggcccttgtcagcaggctcagcctagcaggccgggaggccctcattagcaagcccagcctagcaggccaagaagtcctcgttagcaaggcctccaccatgaccctttgcccaaggccctctccccttacctgctgctggctccaggcactgaggcgtctgagagcaaagaggctagagtccagggacggagggcaggagctgcaggggcagggccaatcaggaaaaagctgtctgcaccctgattggccctattccaacttggacagccagacacgtcccaccccctaggctgtttcataaatatatagaggaacaacaatggataaggataaggattgTTCTAGAAACATTTATGGCTACTGATTATGGGTAAGGTCAAGATGAAAAAAACAACACCTACTGCCCTCTTGGTAAAGATGCCCCACTGCTGTGCCCCCCCCAGTCTAGCTCTGGGAGACCTTATGATGACCCAACCCAGGACTGCTAATGCTGGTACAATTGTCGACACCGACTTAAATTGTCgcttcaatttaattttaaatgttccaTTTTTTAGAAATTGAATTGAATGGCTCAATattttatgttatgatttttgtttgatgttttaatatgagccggcttgctgggaggccGGTATATGCCATCTTGGACAGTTCAGATGCATCGAATTTGCCATTTTCGTTTTGTCTTCAAGAAAACGACGAGGTTTCTGACTCTCCTGTTCTTCCTGGTGATGGGGATCCTCGTCTTCATTTGCGTGCCATCCGCTATCTTCCAAGTGATGGAGGACTGGACCTATGGCGAAGCAATCTATTTTGCCTTTATTACCCTCAGCACCATTGGTTTTGGGGATTACATCATAGGTAAGGCTTCATTGAGCAGCCTAATGAATAACAGACCTACAGAGGATTTCTAAGAACTATGTTGGTTCTACACAGACTATATTAGACGGTatagttggtgggttctccatcttttgagatttttaaacagaggctggagagccatctaacagagaggctgattctgtgaagggtcaaggggtggcaggtgacagtggatgagcgacagggttgtgagtgtcctgtgtagtgcagggggttggactagatgagccaggatgtcccttccaactctatgattctaggattctgaattccgtctcaacatccgaaagaagttcctgacagtcagagtgggtCCTCAGTCggacaggcttcctggggaggtagtgggttctccatcttttgagattttcaaacagaggctggagagccatctgacgaagagactgattctgtgaaggctcaagggggtggcaggtcccttccaactctatgattcaactctatgattcaactctatgattctatgtccatttATCTGTCTCCTTCCGCATGGCTGCTAAGAAATTCCAGCAGCTTCTATCCAGGTATGAAAGcaaataaaaactaaataaacacataaacacataaacacacaaacacacaaacaaacaaacaaacaaatagatgaGGTCCCAACTCTGGGTTGAAATACTATTGTTGTAGGTCTTGCATTATATATAGtgcatttattgtgcacaatacatgttaatttgtatatttaggttttgtgggtggagcctgatggagtggagtttgaggaggggaggggcttcagtggggtgtcatgccatggaatccaccttccaaaatgtccattttctccaggttaactGATTTCTGTTACCAAGAGTTGTCATCCCAGGTAATCTGcggctaccacctggaggttggtaaccctaatacCAGCCCTAACAGCTACATCCGGTGACACATTTGAGCCCCATTAAACATGAACATTCAGGTAAAATGAACTGGCTTTCCCCCCAGATTTGCCTGTTGCTCTATGCCCCTCTCTGGGCCTTGTGCActgcgggtaccaacttgttggttgttcccggccctagagaagcttgcctggcctcaaccagggcgaggatcttttcggtcctggcccctgcctggtggaacaacctcctaggagagctgcaggccctgcgggagcttttggcattccacagggtctgcaagatggagctcttctgccaggtttatggttgaggcttcGGTCCGAGGGGAAGATCTGGTTCCCCTTCCCTTGGTGTTAAAGGCAGCAGTACTCCAGGGTAATCTCTTGGCATTGGGTTATGGCTCCCTCTCGCTACCACTCATTGGATGTTATTATGGGGAGAATGGGATAGTTGATTATACCACCATGTTTCTTACTCATATGTTgtaattttaatagggttttgttgggttttatattaatggactgttgtaaTCTGCCAAGAGCCGTTcccgggagtggcggggaataaaaatctaaataataatggtaataatgatagtgatgatgatatttaattatttaataataatttaattattaattattaataaaattaataataataataattattattatcatcttaCCACATGTTATCTTTTCTCTGTTCCTCCAGGGAGACAGCACAGCAAGAGATATTTTCCCTATTACCGAGTTTTTGTAGCGATCTGGATTATTTTTGGGCTTGCATGGATAGCCCTGCTGTTTAATCTACTGACAAATTTATTTGAAGACCCGGATATGAAGCCGATAGGAGATCTTCTTCCGATCGAGACAGTGAGGAGAAAAAAGAGGAAGTCAGGACAGAGCCCGCCTACGCAGTTGAACACAGTTTGTCATGACGTCCCAAACAACATGAACAGGAAAACGAGTTACAGAAGCAAGGAAACTCTGACTTTTTGAAGTCAAACATCATTGAGTGATTACTCTGGGGGTTTGCTGAACACTGACCAAGTTGATGATGTTAGACATTATTCAATTTCAAATAAAATTTGTGTTTTTATGGAACATTGGACTGTTTTTCGGCTGAATCTCTCCTGACTTCACAACACTGTCAACACTGCTTTGCCCAAGATGTCTTATTTGGAATCTCAGATTTCAGGATTTATTTACATTTAGAGtaaataaatgctttttaaatattctttaatTTGGAGTCGGTAGATTTGTTATAAGGAGTcagtcccctccttcccccccttgccCAATTGTTCTGGAAATTCAAATATCAAATTATGGGCTCAAGACCTCTCATTGAAGATGCTTACTGTTGATAAAGGAGACAAATATCAAACAAGGCAGGAAACATATTCGTATGTAATACGGACCTAttgtcacacagtggacaaccagtttactctattagtgcattttaaaataacttgaccACTGAGGGAAGTCCCTTtgggtcgaaacacatttggtctcagttccatgtgTTATTGTGAaatgtatatacagtatataattATGATTTAttgatcttttaaattttttatttcacCCTGGATAATGTAGGGTTGTGGTCCCACTGCAATACAGGCCacgccatttaaaaaatggagaggggagggcaggagcaagGAAAGGACAAAGCTGACGAGACTATCGtgcgtttccccctccataaTGGACTTATCCctagttgctcactggttgctcaccggcGGTTTGCGCGATTTAAGGTGTTAAATCCaattttctggattcccaaaatcgcaattcaaaaatggccaaattgcgacccggctactggacagccttgggatgttcgtgacatcatgtggaaataGCTATATATGCTGCCAACACTTGAAGGCCATCCAGGAATattttcctcatgcgga is a genomic window containing:
- the LOC143828855 gene encoding potassium channel, subfamily K, member 16-like, which encodes METQRNGGWECRAQSVSQDMYKSHVQFSALAEEEEFSPVEIAMIHSKLQSSLLVAGYLTYLLIGARIFLVLEKDEEIRQQAAVVRMKEDFLQNFTSLCPAEVEMFVKNLIKAIRMGMDPTGEENSDWDFSNSFFFVGSMLSTIGYGNLSPKTAGGQLFCVVFSLFGIPLNIVFLHHIGKMLSLLCERLAKCLFRKGVKKKTTRFLTLLFFLVMGILVFICVPSAIFQVMEDWTYGEAIYFAFITLSTIGFGDYIIGRQHSKRYFPYYRVFVAIWIIFGLAWIALLFNLLTNLFEDPDMKPIGDLLPIETVRRKKRKSGQSPPTQLNTVCHDVPNNMNRKTSYRSKETLTF